Proteins encoded together in one Peribacillus asahii window:
- a CDS encoding D-alanyl-D-alanine carboxypeptidase family protein → MKRISKMTLMFMTVFVLALSQFAYQPGKAQAESDNLGLKAEAAIIIDGETGQIIYEKNAEKVLGIASMSKMMTEYIVLEAIHNKKISWDTKVQINEYVHKLSKAPNLSNVGLTQGEEYTVEELYGAMAVYSGNAATVALAEKIAGSEKKFVQLLNKKAKELGLKNYKFVNSTGLNNSDLLGNHPSGDANEENVMTAQDVALLAYRLINDYPEALDYSSISKLKFRDGREYPNFNWMLPGLIFEYDGVDGLKTGSTDFAGYAHTGTAVRDGQRYITVVMKSTSKDERFRDSIKLMDYAFDQFNKEEILPAHYQVKGHKSLDVVKGKEDVVNIETKEALDLVVEDDYKDHVKTKLVIDKSKLNEEGQLTAPIKKGEKLGYITVQVGAESYGSITNPEVKAVKVDVVAAESVEKANWFVLSMRAVGGFFADIWSSAASTVKGWF, encoded by the coding sequence TTGAAAAGAATCAGCAAGATGACCCTGATGTTCATGACCGTTTTTGTTCTCGCATTGTCACAATTTGCTTATCAACCGGGGAAAGCTCAAGCTGAATCTGATAATTTAGGCTTAAAAGCAGAAGCAGCGATTATCATTGATGGTGAAACCGGGCAAATTATATATGAAAAAAATGCCGAAAAAGTTTTAGGTATTGCTTCAATGTCTAAAATGATGACAGAATATATCGTGTTAGAAGCGATTCATAATAAAAAAATTTCTTGGGATACAAAAGTTCAAATAAATGAGTATGTACATAAACTATCCAAGGCGCCGAATTTGTCGAATGTAGGCTTAACACAAGGTGAAGAGTATACAGTCGAAGAATTATATGGTGCGATGGCTGTATACTCTGGTAACGCTGCAACAGTAGCTCTGGCTGAAAAAATTGCTGGTAGCGAGAAGAAATTTGTTCAACTACTGAATAAAAAAGCGAAAGAACTAGGTTTAAAAAACTATAAATTTGTAAATTCTACTGGACTTAATAATTCTGATTTACTAGGAAATCATCCGTCTGGCGATGCAAATGAAGAAAATGTAATGACAGCGCAGGATGTAGCTTTACTAGCCTATCGGTTAATTAATGATTATCCAGAAGCGCTAGATTACTCAAGTATCTCTAAATTGAAATTTCGTGATGGTAGAGAATATCCAAACTTTAATTGGATGTTGCCGGGTTTAATCTTTGAATATGATGGTGTTGATGGTTTAAAAACAGGTTCAACAGATTTTGCCGGGTACGCTCATACTGGAACGGCTGTTCGTGATGGGCAACGTTATATTACAGTGGTTATGAAATCAACATCTAAAGACGAGCGTTTTAGAGATAGTATTAAATTAATGGACTACGCTTTTGATCAGTTTAATAAAGAAGAAATTCTTCCTGCACACTATCAGGTCAAAGGGCATAAGTCACTTGATGTTGTGAAAGGAAAAGAAGACGTAGTTAATATTGAAACAAAAGAAGCACTAGATTTAGTTGTAGAAGATGATTACAAAGATCATGTTAAAACGAAACTCGTTATTGATAAAAGTAAGTTAAATGAAGAGGGTCAATTAACAGCGCCGATTAAAAAAGGTGAAAAGCTTGGTTATATTACTGTTCAAGTAGGAGCAGAATCATATGGTTCAATCACGAATCCAGAAGTTAAAGCGGTTAAGGTAGACGTTGTAGCTGCTGAGTCAGTGGAAAAAGCGAATTGGTTTGTTCTTTCTATGCGTGCAGTAGGTGGATTCTTCGCTGATATTTGGTCAAGTGCTGCTTCTACTGTTAAAGGATGGTTTTAA
- the serS gene encoding serine--tRNA ligase gives MLDLKFLRNNFEEVKRILQYRGEDLTDLGAFEELDVKRRELIAEVEQLKSKRNEVSQQVAVLKREKKDADTLIVEMREVGDRIKGLDEELREVEAKLDMLLLSIPNIPHESVPIGETEDDNVEARKWGEIPQFTFEPKPHWDIATDLGIVDFERAAKVTGSRFVFYKGLGARLERALASFMLDLHVEEHGYEELMTPFMVNRASMTGTGQLPKFEEDAFRIESEDYFLIPTAEVPVTNFHRDEILNGEDLPLSYVAYTACFRSEAGSAGRDTRGLIRQHQFNKVELVKIVKPEDSYQELENLTGHAEKVLQLLGLPYRVLSMCTADLGFTAAKKYDLEVWLPNYGGYREISSCSNFEAFQGRRANIRFRRDTKGKPESVHTLNGSGLAIGRTVAAILENYQQEDGSVIIPEVLRPYMRGVEVIKPS, from the coding sequence ATGTTAGATTTAAAATTTTTACGAAATAATTTTGAAGAAGTAAAACGTATTCTGCAATATCGTGGAGAAGACTTAACGGATTTAGGGGCATTTGAAGAATTAGATGTGAAACGTCGTGAGTTAATTGCTGAGGTAGAGCAGCTAAAAAGTAAAAGAAATGAAGTATCTCAACAAGTAGCAGTATTAAAACGTGAGAAAAAAGATGCTGATACATTAATTGTCGAAATGCGTGAAGTGGGGGATCGAATTAAAGGTTTAGATGAAGAACTTCGTGAAGTAGAAGCGAAGTTAGATATGCTTCTCTTATCTATTCCAAACATTCCGCATGAAAGTGTTCCAATTGGAGAAACAGAAGATGATAATGTAGAAGCTCGTAAGTGGGGGGAAATTCCACAATTTACATTTGAACCAAAGCCGCATTGGGATATAGCAACAGATTTAGGGATTGTTGACTTTGAACGCGCTGCAAAAGTAACAGGAAGCCGTTTTGTTTTTTATAAAGGGCTAGGCGCACGATTAGAGCGTGCATTAGCAAGTTTTATGTTGGATTTACATGTAGAAGAACATGGTTATGAAGAATTAATGACACCGTTTATGGTAAACCGCGCAAGTATGACAGGTACTGGACAGTTGCCGAAGTTCGAGGAAGATGCATTTCGTATTGAAAGTGAAGATTATTTCTTAATTCCAACAGCTGAAGTGCCTGTAACGAACTTCCATCGTGATGAGATTTTAAATGGAGAGGATTTACCGCTTAGCTATGTAGCTTATACAGCATGCTTCCGTTCTGAAGCAGGGTCTGCAGGCCGAGACACACGCGGTCTGATTCGCCAGCATCAATTTAATAAAGTCGAGCTTGTGAAGATTGTAAAGCCAGAAGACTCTTATCAAGAACTTGAAAACTTAACAGGTCATGCTGAGAAGGTGTTACAACTGCTTGGTCTACCATATCGTGTATTGAGCATGTGTACAGCAGACTTAGGATTTACCGCAGCGAAGAAATATGATCTTGAAGTATGGCTGCCGAACTATGGCGGTTATCGAGAAATCTCTTCTTGTAGTAATTTTGAAGCTTTCCAAGGGAGACGTGCGAATATCCGTTTCCGTCGTGATACGAAAGGAAAACCGGAGTCTGTTCATACATTAAATGGATCTGGTTTAGCTATCGGCAGAACGGTAGCAGCTATTTTGGAAAATTATCAACAAGAAGACGGAAGCGTTATTATTCCGGAAGTATTACGACCATATATGCGTGGCGTAGAAGTCATTAAGCCTAGCTAA
- a CDS encoding isochorismatase family cysteine hydrolase, whose amino-acid sequence MKCALIIIDMINDFKFAHGDLLLKHTKSIVKPILHIKETIKKQGAPIIYINDHYNLWQADFEKIIATCQHEQNTDIIEQIKPTNDDYFLIKPKHSAFYGTALQTLLHQLKVDTLILTGIAGNICVLFTANDAYMREYKIWAPENAIASADIQDNQYALTMMNQVLKASTAKSSLISSFLQ is encoded by the coding sequence ATGAAATGCGCCCTAATTATTATTGATATGATTAATGATTTTAAATTTGCTCATGGCGATTTACTGCTTAAGCATACTAAATCTATTGTTAAACCGATTTTACATATTAAAGAAACCATAAAAAAACAAGGGGCTCCCATCATCTACATCAATGATCACTACAATTTATGGCAAGCTGACTTTGAAAAAATTATCGCCACTTGTCAACATGAACAAAATACAGACATCATTGAACAAATTAAGCCAACAAATGATGATTACTTTTTAATTAAACCAAAACATTCTGCTTTTTACGGTACAGCTCTTCAAACTTTATTACACCAATTAAAAGTCGATACTTTAATTTTAACTGGAATTGCAGGGAATATCTGCGTCCTTTTCACTGCCAACGACGCTTATATGCGTGAATATAAAATCTGGGCACCAGAGAACGCAATTGCCTCTGCCGATATACAGGACAATCAATATGCTTTAACGATGATGAATCAAGTATTAAAAGCAAGTACAGCTAAAAGCTCTCTTATTTCATCTTTTCTCCAATAA
- the tadA gene encoding tRNA adenosine(34) deaminase TadA: MEDDAYYMNIALQEAKKARALQEVPIGAIVVWKDEVIARAYNLRETDQNAVAHAELLAIREACEVLGTWRLEEATLYVTLEPCPMCSGAIINSRIKRVVFGAHDPKAGCAGTFMNLLQDERFNHQSEVTSGVLQEECGGILTAFFKELREQKKAAKKAKNSHCIEDINS; the protein is encoded by the coding sequence GTGGAAGATGATGCGTATTATATGAATATAGCTTTACAAGAAGCAAAAAAAGCACGTGCTCTTCAAGAAGTACCAATTGGTGCAATTGTTGTTTGGAAGGATGAAGTAATCGCTAGAGCTTATAATTTACGTGAGACGGATCAAAATGCAGTGGCTCATGCAGAATTATTAGCAATACGTGAGGCTTGTGAAGTTCTTGGAACATGGAGGCTAGAAGAAGCCACTTTATATGTAACGCTTGAACCGTGCCCGATGTGTTCGGGTGCAATTATTAATTCCCGTATTAAGAGGGTGGTCTTTGGTGCGCATGATCCAAAGGCAGGATGTGCTGGGACGTTTATGAATTTACTTCAAGATGAACGTTTTAATCATCAAAGCGAAGTAACGAGCGGTGTACTGCAAGAAGAGTGCGGCGGTATACTGACGGCTTTTTTTAAAGAACTTCGTGAGCAAAAAAAGGCGGCTAAGAAAGCAAAAAACTCACATTGCATAGAAGATATTAACAGCTAA